A single Tachypleus tridentatus isolate NWPU-2018 chromosome 9, ASM421037v1, whole genome shotgun sequence DNA region contains:
- the LOC143226603 gene encoding LOW QUALITY PROTEIN: leukocyte elastase inhibitor-like (The sequence of the model RefSeq protein was modified relative to this genomic sequence to represent the inferred CDS: deleted 1 base in 1 codon), with product MEIQVKPGENMCTSQVARGCTDFAINLYQAVLLESPNQNIFFSPVNIALSLGMTLAGSKNKTAEQIRSALGVSSLAEDEVHHGFRDFLLVLKKEEEGNLILELANRIFAQTGMNVLSSYSSALEIFYDSDLGTVDFQKDPSGSMNEINSWVERTTKGKISDLITKDLITPLTRMVLTSAIYFKGNWAREFAKGTTHKKLFYISEKEAVNVHMMYQEHSFRYGVSEELSCSALELPYRNGLVSMVILLPNAIEGLEALEKSLSNNAIKELIKNMVKGNVRVSLPKFHLEENISMKKQLSRIGMEDMFQHDKADLSGITGQQDLFVGEVVHKAFLDVSEEGTEAAAATGVILQKRCMLIREVVEFTANHPFVFLILENKYKSVLFMGALKKPPVSDIVQDDC from the exons ATGGAAATCCAGGTAAAGCCAGGAGAGAATATGTGTACATCTCAGGTGGCCAGAGGCTGCACAGACTTTGCCATCAATTTGTATCAGGCAGTTTTACTTGAAAGTCCAAACCAGAACATCTTTTTTTCTCCAGTTAATATTGCACTATCATTAGGCATGACTTTAGCTGGTTCTAAAAACAAGACAGCAGAACAGATAAGAAGTGCTCTAGGAGTGTCCAGTCTAGCAGAAGATGAGGTTCACCATGGTTTCAGAGACTTTCTGCTGGTGTTGAAAAAGGAAGAGGAGGGAAACTTGATACTTGAGTTAGCAAATCGTATCTTTGCTCAGACTGGAATGAATGTTCTAAGCAGTTATAGCTCtgctttagaaatattttatgatagTGATCTTGGGACGGTTGACTTTCAAAAGGATCCCAGTGGATCTATGAATGAGATCAACTCCTGGGTAGAAAGGACCACAAAAGGGAAGATTAGTGATTTGATTACCAAAGATCTGATCACTCCTCTAACCCGAATGGTTTTGACCAGTGCCATCTACTTCAAAGGAAATTGGGCTCGAGAATTTGCTAAAGGAACCACCCACaagaaattgttttacatttctgaaaaggAAGCTGTAAACGTTCACATGATGTATCAGGAACACAGTTTTCGATATGGAGTGAGCGAAGAACTGAGTTGCTCAGCCTTAGAATTGCCTTACAGAAATGGTCTTGTAAGCATGGTTATTCTTCTTCCTAATGCAATAGAAGGACTGGAGGCTCTAGAGAAATCTTTATCCAATAATGCAATTAAAGAATTGATTAAAAATATGGTTAAAGGAAATGTTCGTGTTTCGTTACCAAAATTTCATCTTGAGGAAAATATATCCATGAAGAAACAACTTTCAAGAATCGGGATGGAAGACATGTTTCAACATGATAAAGCTGACTTGTCTGGGATTACTGGGCAACAGGATCTATTTGTAGGAGAAGTGGTTCACAAG GCTTTTTTAGATGTCAGTGAAGAAGGTACTGAAGCAGCTGCAGCCACTGGAGTTATCTTACAAAAACGGTGCATGCTTATTAGAGAGGTTGTAGAATTTACAGCTAACCATCCTTTTGTTTTCTTGATTCTAGAAAATAAGTACAAGTCAGTGTTGTTCATGGGAGCCTTGAAAAAGCCTCCTGTTTCTGATATAGTTCAAGATGATTGTTAA